One window of Myxococcus virescens genomic DNA carries:
- a CDS encoding sensor histidine kinase, with protein sequence MSEERRPPPHDLQVLGLAWLAGLPGSVAALVLVWLGDFSSKVQWTLTSLVVGTFLGVGLLVRERVMRPLHAVANLLAALREGDYSVRGRGARAGDALGEVLLEVNALGDTLREQRLGVLEAGALLEQVMEEIDVGVLAFDVAGTLRLVNRAGERMLGASRSQLVGKGAGALGLTDLLEGDVPRRLTRSFAEEGGPYELRRGSFRQGGLPHQLVVLADLRLALREQEREAWQRLVRVLSHEINNSLAPIGSIAEALRDTLLMAPRPSDWEEDAKSGLGIVARRSQSLARFMSAYASLARLPPPTPGAVEVDAWVRRVAALEKRRPVGVRAGPGLVLRGDVDQLEQLLINLVRNAVDAVLSAPDAAGDVWVSWAVLSPGAVEVWVEDEGPGMTDTGNLFVPFFTTKPQGSGIGLALSRQIAEAHGGSLRLENRPEGKGCRARLKLPQGA encoded by the coding sequence GTGAGCGAGGAGCGCCGGCCACCGCCGCATGACCTGCAGGTGCTCGGGCTCGCGTGGCTCGCGGGCCTGCCGGGTTCGGTGGCCGCGCTCGTGCTGGTGTGGTTGGGGGACTTCTCTTCCAAGGTGCAGTGGACGCTGACCTCCCTGGTGGTGGGCACCTTCCTGGGCGTGGGCCTGCTGGTGCGCGAACGGGTGATGCGGCCGCTGCACGCGGTGGCCAACCTGCTGGCCGCCTTGCGCGAAGGGGACTACTCCGTGCGCGGCCGGGGCGCGCGGGCGGGGGACGCGCTGGGCGAGGTGCTGCTGGAGGTGAACGCGCTGGGGGACACCCTGCGTGAGCAGCGGCTGGGCGTGCTGGAGGCGGGTGCGCTCCTGGAGCAGGTGATGGAGGAGATTGACGTCGGCGTGCTGGCCTTCGACGTGGCGGGCACGCTGCGGCTGGTGAACCGCGCGGGCGAGCGGATGCTGGGCGCGTCACGCTCGCAGTTGGTGGGCAAGGGCGCCGGAGCCCTGGGCCTGACGGACCTGCTGGAGGGCGACGTGCCTCGCCGGCTGACGCGCTCCTTCGCGGAGGAGGGCGGCCCCTACGAGCTGCGGCGAGGCTCCTTCCGGCAGGGTGGCCTGCCGCACCAGTTGGTGGTGCTCGCGGACCTGCGGCTGGCATTGCGTGAGCAAGAGCGCGAGGCCTGGCAACGGCTGGTGCGGGTGTTGAGCCACGAAATCAACAACTCGCTGGCGCCCATCGGCTCCATCGCGGAGGCGCTGCGCGACACGTTGCTCATGGCGCCGCGTCCGTCCGACTGGGAAGAGGACGCGAAGAGCGGGCTGGGCATCGTCGCCCGTCGCTCCCAATCCCTGGCGCGCTTCATGTCCGCCTACGCCAGCCTCGCGCGGTTGCCGCCTCCGACGCCAGGCGCCGTGGAGGTGGACGCGTGGGTGCGCCGGGTGGCCGCGCTGGAGAAGCGCCGGCCGGTGGGCGTACGCGCGGGCCCCGGGTTGGTGCTGCGGGGCGACGTGGACCAGCTGGAGCAGTTGCTCATCAACCTGGTGCGCAACGCGGTGGACGCGGTGCTGTCCGCGCCGGATGCCGCGGGGGACGTCTGGGTGTCGTGGGCTGTGTTGTCGCCGGGCGCGGTGGAGGTCTGGGTGGAGGACGAGGGCCCCGGCATGACGGACACGGGCAACCTCTTCGTGCCCTTCTTCACCACCAAGCCCCAGGGCAGCGGCATCGGCCTGGCGCTCAGCCGGCAAATCGCGGAGGCCCACGGGGGCAGCCTGCGCCTGGAGAACCGCCCCGAGGGCAAGGGCTGCCGCGCGCGCTTGAAGCTGCCTCAGGGCGCGTGA
- a CDS encoding sigma-54-dependent transcriptional regulator, with product MVSPVSESAPPLPNPPSAAARPPCVLVADDQADVLEALRLLLKRDGLTVVTSQSPAGALATLEAEDVDLVLMDLNYARDTTSGQEGIDLLGRIRAQDASLPVVVMTAWGSVEGAVEAMRAGARDYVQKPWDNTRLLATLRTQLELRRALKRSRRLEEENQHLRRGQGNQLTMVSESRSMQPVRRLIERVAPSGANVLVTGEHGTGKEVVARLIHGGSTRSERAFVAVNSGGLSEGVFESELFGHVKGAFTDAKTDRIGCFELADGGTLFLDEIGNMPLSQQAKLLRVLQTGELHPVGSSKTRRVDVRVVSATNVDLSRAVAEGRFREDLLYRLNTVEVQLPPLRERREDIPLLAAHFLAEQGRRYGRPNVRLSSEALEALLAYAWPGNVRELEHAVERAMLMASGDEVTQEDLLLKRAGREGMTRLEEMTLEEVERYLIERALARHEGNVSEAAKGLGLSRSALYRRLQYYGIKGAR from the coding sequence TTGGTGTCCCCCGTGTCTGAATCCGCGCCCCCCCTCCCGAATCCCCCCAGCGCCGCCGCGCGGCCTCCGTGTGTCCTCGTCGCCGACGACCAGGCGGACGTCCTGGAGGCCCTCCGGCTGCTCCTCAAGCGGGACGGACTCACCGTCGTCACCTCGCAGTCGCCCGCGGGTGCGCTCGCCACGCTGGAGGCCGAGGACGTGGACCTGGTCCTGATGGACCTGAACTACGCGCGCGACACCACCTCCGGGCAGGAGGGCATCGACCTGCTTGGCCGCATCCGCGCGCAGGATGCGTCCCTGCCGGTGGTGGTGATGACGGCGTGGGGCAGCGTGGAGGGCGCGGTGGAGGCCATGCGCGCCGGTGCTCGCGACTATGTGCAGAAGCCCTGGGACAACACGCGCCTGCTGGCCACGCTGCGCACCCAGCTGGAGCTGCGCCGGGCGCTGAAGCGCAGCCGCCGGCTGGAGGAGGAGAACCAGCACCTGCGCCGGGGGCAGGGCAATCAGCTCACCATGGTGTCCGAGTCGCGGTCCATGCAGCCGGTGCGGCGGCTCATCGAGCGGGTGGCGCCGTCGGGCGCCAACGTGCTGGTGACGGGCGAGCACGGCACGGGCAAGGAGGTGGTGGCGCGGCTGATTCATGGGGGCTCCACGCGCTCCGAGCGGGCCTTCGTCGCGGTCAACTCCGGCGGCCTGTCCGAAGGCGTCTTCGAGAGCGAGCTGTTCGGCCACGTGAAGGGCGCCTTCACGGACGCGAAGACGGACCGCATCGGCTGCTTCGAGCTGGCGGACGGCGGCACGCTCTTCCTGGACGAGATTGGCAACATGCCGCTGTCGCAGCAGGCCAAGCTGCTGCGCGTGCTCCAGACGGGCGAGCTGCACCCGGTGGGCTCGTCGAAGACGCGGCGGGTGGACGTGCGCGTGGTGAGCGCCACCAACGTGGACCTGTCACGGGCGGTGGCGGAGGGCCGCTTCCGGGAAGATTTGCTGTACCGCCTCAACACGGTGGAGGTGCAGCTTCCGCCCCTGCGCGAGCGTCGCGAGGACATCCCGCTGCTGGCCGCGCACTTCCTGGCCGAACAGGGCCGGCGCTACGGCAGGCCCAACGTCCGGCTGTCCTCGGAGGCGCTGGAGGCCCTGCTGGCCTATGCGTGGCCGGGCAACGTGCGCGAGCTGGAGCACGCGGTGGAGCGCGCGATGCTGATGGCGTCGGGTGACGAGGTGACGCAGGAGGACCTGCTGCTCAAGCGGGCCGGCCGTGAGGGCATGACGCGGCTGGAGGAGATGACGCTGGAGGAGGTGGAGCGCTACCTCATCGAGCGGGCGCTGGCGCGGCACGAAGGCAACGTGAGCGAGGCGGCGAAGGGACTGGGGCTGTCGCGCAGCGCGCTGTACCGGCGGCTCCAGTACTACGGCATCAAGGGCGCTCGGTGA
- a CDS encoding ABC transporter ATP-binding protein: protein MPPPLISLRNVEKSYPLAGGRAWVLRRIDLDIQPGEFVTLMGPSGAGKSTLLSILGMLDVDWTGEYLLDGQAVHAMKPKARGELSRRTIGFVFQQYHLLDNLTVAENLEVPLSYRDLKRGEREALVGDMLDRFQLVGKKDLFPSQLSGGQQQLVGIARALIANPKVLLADEPTGNLHSQQAKQIMEVFQGLNRDGTTIIQVTHSEANAAYGHRVIQLADGWLQGA from the coding sequence ATGCCACCTCCGCTCATCTCCCTGAGGAACGTCGAGAAGTCCTACCCCCTGGCTGGCGGCCGGGCCTGGGTGCTGCGCCGCATCGACCTGGACATCCAGCCGGGCGAGTTCGTCACGCTGATGGGGCCGTCGGGCGCGGGCAAGTCCACGCTGCTCTCCATCCTGGGCATGCTGGACGTGGACTGGACGGGCGAGTACCTGCTGGATGGCCAGGCGGTACATGCCATGAAGCCCAAGGCGCGCGGGGAGCTTTCCCGGCGCACCATCGGCTTCGTGTTCCAGCAGTACCACCTGCTGGACAACCTGACGGTGGCGGAGAACCTGGAGGTGCCGCTGTCCTACCGTGACCTCAAGCGCGGCGAGCGCGAGGCCCTGGTGGGCGACATGCTGGACCGCTTCCAGCTCGTGGGGAAGAAGGACCTCTTCCCCTCGCAGCTCTCCGGTGGGCAGCAGCAGCTCGTGGGCATCGCCCGGGCGCTCATCGCCAACCCCAAGGTGCTGCTGGCGGACGAGCCCACGGGCAACCTCCATTCGCAGCAGGCGAAGCAAATCATGGAGGTCTTCCAGGGCCTCAACCGGGACGGCACCACCATCATCCAGGTGACGCACTCGGAGGCGAACGCCGCCTACGGCCACCGCGTCATCCAGCTCGCGGATGGTTGGTTGCAGGGCGCCTGA
- a CDS encoding ABC transporter ATP-binding protein produces the protein MMTNDTKTAASPEGAVAQEDAGAEPGKALIHLDGLTKVFETEDVETHALSNIHLNVRKGEWVAIVGPSGSGKSTLLAVLGLLDTATRGAYLLDGRSVLDLSATDRALVRNRHIGFIFQSFNLIGDLTVFENVELPLTYRGMPAAERKQRVERALEKVGMAHRARHMPGQLSGGQQQRVAVARAVAGDPLILLADEPTGNLDSKNGEAVMQLLTELHKGGATICMVTHDPAHARVATRTVSLFDGRIVQDEQRR, from the coding sequence ATGATGACGAACGACACGAAGACGGCTGCTTCCCCGGAAGGCGCGGTGGCGCAGGAGGACGCGGGCGCGGAGCCCGGCAAGGCGCTCATCCACCTGGACGGACTGACCAAGGTCTTCGAGACCGAGGACGTGGAGACGCACGCGCTCTCCAACATCCACCTCAACGTGCGCAAGGGAGAGTGGGTGGCGATTGTCGGCCCGTCGGGCTCGGGCAAGTCCACCTTGCTGGCGGTGCTGGGGCTGCTGGACACGGCGACGCGCGGGGCCTACCTGCTGGACGGGCGCAGCGTGTTGGACCTGTCCGCGACGGACCGGGCGCTGGTGCGCAACCGGCACATCGGCTTCATCTTCCAGAGCTTCAACCTCATCGGCGACCTGACGGTGTTCGAGAACGTGGAGCTGCCGCTGACGTACCGGGGCATGCCCGCCGCCGAGCGAAAGCAGCGGGTGGAGCGCGCGCTGGAGAAGGTGGGCATGGCGCACCGGGCCCGGCACATGCCGGGGCAGCTCTCCGGTGGTCAGCAGCAGCGCGTGGCGGTGGCGCGCGCGGTGGCGGGCGACCCGCTCATCCTCCTGGCGGACGAGCCCACGGGTAACCTGGACTCGAAGAACGGCGAGGCGGTGATGCAGCTCTTGACGGAGCTCCACAAGGGCGGCGCCACCATCTGCATGGTGACGCACGACCCGGCGCACGCGCGCGTGGCCACCCGCACGGTGAGCCTCTTCGACGGCCGCATCGTCCAGGACGAGCAACGCCGCTGA
- a CDS encoding ABC transporter permease, translating to MDALRRDVRHTLRSLRQSPGFALVAVLALALGIGANSAVFSVVNGVLLTPPPFSEPERVVHLQGNIAQAGLEDISLSVPEYFDLATLSRAFESVAAYRGGNLTLTGRDTPQQLAAVVATPSFFATLGVSPVLGRAFTEAEAVQGRERVVVLTDTAWRVHFARDAQVLGQTMQLDGEPYTVVGVLPPGVAYPAWAEMYVPFVPTEAQRQEDQRGARFLSVVGRLKPGVTQDAARTDLARVGLEMEEAVPSRYRKVGWSFSVTSLDEKVVGNVRGTLWLLLGAVGFVLLAACSSVANLLLARMAARGREVSIRAALGATRGRLVAQFLTESLVLSLAGGVLGMLLALWGTDALVALVGDALPRASQVRLDARPLAFTMGVSLLTGVLFGLGPALHGSREDLSAAMREGSRGTEGQGSGRMRAGLVVGQVAVALVLLVGAGLFTKSFLALRAVDAGFTPEGVLTGKLVLPSARYPDAAHKVAFQRELLGRLQSLPGVEAVGVTNLLPLGGRSDSSFDIEGRPQAPGEVWPAVEFRAVSPGYLRTLRVTPRQGHLLEGDGMEGPDAPWQVVINKTFADLYWPQGDALGQRLKLHWDAAQWTTVVGIVDDVREWGLDTPARPAAYYPAAKVPTPFLSLAVRAKSGGSPEALRTAIEAELRAVDGNLALYAVAPLTRLVDESISSRQVSALLMGLFAGTALLLAALGISGVIGYSVAQRTREMGIRMALGASRTRVLTLVLGQGLRLTALGVVLGLGLSLGLARLLDAMLYGVAAYDGWTFVGVALLLGTVAVLAAWLPARRATRVDPAIALRAE from the coding sequence ATGGACGCACTTCGCCGTGACGTGCGGCACACGCTGCGCTCGCTGCGCCAGAGCCCCGGCTTCGCGCTGGTGGCGGTGCTCGCGCTGGCGCTGGGGATTGGCGCCAACAGCGCCGTCTTCAGCGTGGTGAACGGGGTGCTTCTCACGCCGCCGCCCTTCTCGGAGCCCGAGCGGGTGGTGCACCTCCAGGGGAACATCGCGCAGGCCGGGCTCGAGGACATCTCCCTGTCCGTGCCGGAGTACTTCGACCTGGCGACGCTGTCGCGCGCCTTCGAGTCGGTGGCGGCCTACCGGGGCGGCAACCTGACGCTCACGGGCAGGGACACCCCCCAGCAGCTCGCCGCGGTGGTGGCCACGCCGTCCTTCTTCGCCACGCTGGGTGTGTCGCCGGTGCTCGGCCGCGCCTTCACGGAGGCGGAGGCCGTCCAGGGGCGTGAGCGGGTGGTGGTGCTCACCGACACGGCGTGGCGCGTGCACTTCGCCCGGGACGCGCAGGTGCTGGGCCAGACGATGCAGCTCGACGGCGAGCCGTACACGGTGGTGGGCGTGTTGCCCCCCGGGGTGGCCTACCCCGCCTGGGCGGAGATGTACGTGCCCTTCGTGCCCACGGAGGCGCAGCGGCAGGAGGACCAGCGCGGCGCCCGGTTCCTGTCGGTGGTGGGGCGGTTGAAGCCCGGCGTGACGCAGGACGCGGCGCGCACGGACCTGGCGCGCGTGGGGCTGGAGATGGAGGAGGCCGTCCCCTCGCGGTACCGGAAGGTGGGTTGGTCCTTCTCGGTGACGTCGCTGGACGAAAAGGTCGTGGGCAACGTGCGCGGCACGCTGTGGCTGCTGCTGGGCGCGGTGGGCTTCGTGCTGCTGGCGGCGTGCAGCAGCGTGGCCAACCTGCTGTTGGCCCGGATGGCGGCGCGCGGACGCGAGGTGTCCATCCGCGCCGCGCTGGGGGCGACCCGGGGCCGGCTGGTGGCGCAGTTCCTCACCGAGAGCCTGGTGCTGTCCCTGGCGGGCGGGGTGTTGGGGATGCTGCTGGCGCTGTGGGGCACGGACGCGTTGGTGGCGCTGGTGGGAGATGCGCTGCCTCGCGCGAGCCAGGTGCGGCTGGATGCGCGGCCGCTGGCGTTCACCATGGGCGTGAGCCTCCTCACGGGCGTGCTCTTCGGGCTCGGTCCGGCGCTGCATGGCAGCCGGGAGGACTTGAGCGCCGCCATGCGCGAGGGCAGCCGGGGCACGGAGGGCCAGGGTTCGGGCCGGATGCGCGCGGGGCTGGTGGTGGGGCAGGTCGCGGTGGCGCTGGTGCTCCTGGTGGGCGCGGGGCTGTTCACCAAGAGCTTCCTGGCCCTGCGCGCGGTGGACGCGGGCTTCACGCCCGAGGGCGTGCTCACGGGCAAGCTCGTGCTGCCCTCCGCGCGGTACCCGGACGCGGCACACAAGGTGGCCTTCCAGCGGGAGCTGTTGGGCCGGCTCCAGTCGCTCCCGGGTGTGGAGGCCGTGGGGGTCACCAACCTGCTGCCGCTGGGAGGGCGCTCGGACAGCAGCTTTGACATCGAGGGACGGCCGCAGGCGCCGGGGGAGGTCTGGCCCGCGGTGGAGTTCCGCGCCGTCAGCCCGGGTTACCTGCGTACGCTGCGCGTCACCCCGCGCCAGGGGCACCTCCTGGAGGGAGACGGGATGGAGGGGCCGGACGCGCCCTGGCAGGTGGTCATCAACAAGACCTTCGCGGACCTCTACTGGCCCCAGGGGGATGCGCTGGGCCAGCGGTTGAAGCTGCACTGGGACGCGGCGCAGTGGACCACCGTGGTGGGCATCGTGGACGACGTGCGCGAATGGGGCCTGGATACGCCCGCGCGGCCCGCCGCGTACTACCCGGCGGCGAAGGTGCCCACACCCTTCCTGTCGCTCGCGGTCCGGGCGAAGTCCGGCGGTAGCCCGGAGGCGCTGCGCACCGCCATCGAAGCGGAGCTGCGCGCCGTGGATGGCAACCTGGCGCTGTACGCGGTGGCGCCGCTGACGCGGTTGGTGGATGAGTCCATCAGCTCCCGCCAGGTGTCGGCGCTGCTGATGGGCCTGTTCGCGGGCACGGCGCTGCTGCTGGCGGCGCTCGGAATCTCCGGCGTCATTGGCTACTCGGTGGCGCAGCGCACGCGGGAGATGGGCATCCGCATGGCGTTGGGGGCCTCGCGGACCCGCGTGCTGACGCTGGTGCTGGGGCAGGGCCTGCGGCTCACCGCGCTGGGCGTGGTGCTGGGCCTGGGGTTGTCGCTGGGACTGGCGCGGCTGTTGGATGCAATGCTGTATGGGGTGGCGGCGTACGACGGGTGGACCTTCGTGGGCGTGGCGTTGCTGCTGGGCACGGTGGCCGTGCTGGCCGCCTGGCTTCCGGCGCGCCGGGCCACGCGGGTGGACCCGGCCATCGCCCTGCGAGCGGAGTAG
- a CDS encoding HlyD family secretion protein, with the protein MDIPKAKKPRRKPWVLAIGGACVLLLVTVGLSRLRPAAPTVERASVWLDTVKRGPMVRQVKGAGTLVPEYIRWLTADTAGRVERIHVRPGATVTADTLLLELSNPDVQLQALEAERQLASVEADLIQVRMELETQRLAQEAMVASLINESAEAGRRADANEALHQKAHIGDLEMQQAREKAAELSRRLELERKKLQVVASSMKEQLSAQQGQVERLKAVARFRRAQVESMKVLAGEDGVLQDLPLELGQWVTPGVLLAKVVKPERLKAELRIAETQARDIQPGLKALVDTRNGVVEGQVARVAPAASQGTVRVEVSLPAELPRGARPDLTVEGTVELERLGDVLSVGRPAGAQPNATMALFRLMPGSDEAVRVPVQLGRGSVNAVEVLQGLQEGDQVVLSDMAAWDAVERVRLR; encoded by the coding sequence GTGGACATTCCCAAAGCCAAGAAGCCGCGTCGCAAGCCCTGGGTGCTCGCCATCGGTGGAGCCTGCGTGCTCCTGCTGGTGACAGTGGGCCTGTCACGGCTGCGCCCGGCGGCGCCCACGGTGGAGCGGGCCTCGGTGTGGTTGGACACGGTGAAGCGCGGACCCATGGTGCGCCAGGTGAAGGGCGCGGGCACGCTGGTGCCGGAGTACATCCGCTGGCTCACCGCGGACACGGCGGGCCGGGTGGAGCGCATCCACGTGCGGCCTGGGGCCACGGTGACGGCGGACACGCTCCTGTTGGAGCTGTCGAACCCGGACGTGCAGCTCCAGGCCCTGGAGGCCGAGCGCCAGCTGGCCAGCGTGGAGGCCGACCTCATCCAGGTGCGCATGGAGCTGGAGACGCAGCGACTGGCCCAGGAGGCCATGGTGGCGTCGCTCATCAACGAGTCCGCTGAGGCGGGACGCCGCGCCGACGCGAACGAGGCCCTTCACCAGAAGGCACACATCGGCGACCTGGAGATGCAGCAGGCGCGCGAGAAGGCCGCGGAGCTGAGCCGTCGCCTGGAGCTGGAGCGCAAGAAGCTCCAGGTGGTGGCGTCCAGCATGAAGGAGCAGCTCTCCGCGCAGCAGGGACAGGTGGAGCGCCTGAAGGCGGTGGCCCGCTTCCGCCGCGCGCAGGTGGAGTCGATGAAGGTGCTCGCGGGGGAGGATGGCGTGCTCCAGGACCTGCCGCTGGAGCTGGGGCAGTGGGTGACGCCGGGCGTGCTGCTGGCGAAGGTGGTGAAGCCGGAGCGGCTGAAGGCGGAGCTGCGCATCGCGGAGACGCAGGCGCGCGACATCCAGCCTGGGCTGAAGGCGTTGGTGGACACCCGCAACGGCGTGGTGGAAGGCCAGGTGGCGCGGGTGGCGCCCGCGGCGAGCCAGGGCACGGTGCGCGTGGAGGTGTCGCTGCCCGCGGAGCTGCCCCGCGGCGCGCGGCCGGATTTGACGGTGGAGGGCACGGTGGAGCTGGAGCGGCTGGGCGACGTGCTGTCCGTGGGGCGCCCGGCTGGCGCGCAGCCCAATGCCACCATGGCCCTCTTCCGCTTGATGCCGGGCAGTGATGAAGCCGTCCGCGTGCCGGTGCAGTTGGGCCGGGGTTCGGTGAACGCGGTGGAGGTGCTGCAGGGCCTTCAAGAAGGTGACCAGGTGGTGTTGTCGGACATGGCCGCGTGGGACGCCGTGGAGCGGGTGCGGCTGCGATGA
- a CDS encoding AMP-binding protein has translation MPASLLEVFLDHAHRAPERPLLTFEQERFTYGQFATHVTAFARSLKQRGLQPGERVALFLENSARFAIAYLGVQAAGGVVVLVNTAYRQVELAHILSDAEVCGCVTGAAGAAELVPLRAQLPSLQWLITVERPTTALPESLTEVPFDTLLAEGASATAPLVVPRPEDLAVLGYTSGTTGRSKGAMLLHRNLLANVRAVTEAWRWTESDRLLLTLPLFHTHGLMVGLHGTLFTGASVDLRRRFNAAESLTALRDDASLTMFFGVPTMYSRLLEEARASRVKPRALRLWVSGSAPLSPQLFADIEAELGAHILERYGMTETLMNTTNPYEGERRPGTVGFPYPSQEARVVDVRTRQPLPRGETGEIEVRGPHVFAGYWRRQDATAESFDADGWFRTGDLGDVDADGYLRITGRARELIISGGFNVYPREVEEVLAMHPGVAEVAVLGLPDADLGEQVVAVVVPHAGATPPESQALVDWCKDRLASFKKPRQVIFTDALPRNALGKVQKHLLRAALVPPGTR, from the coding sequence ATGCCGGCCTCCCTTCTCGAAGTGTTCCTGGACCATGCACACCGCGCGCCCGAGCGGCCCCTGCTGACGTTCGAGCAGGAGCGCTTCACCTACGGACAGTTCGCCACGCACGTCACGGCCTTCGCCCGGAGCCTCAAGCAGCGCGGGCTCCAGCCGGGGGAGCGGGTGGCGCTCTTCCTGGAGAACAGCGCCCGCTTCGCCATCGCCTACCTGGGCGTGCAGGCCGCGGGCGGCGTGGTGGTGCTGGTCAACACCGCCTACCGGCAGGTGGAGCTGGCCCACATCCTGTCCGACGCGGAGGTCTGCGGCTGCGTCACCGGCGCGGCGGGCGCCGCGGAGCTGGTGCCGCTGCGGGCCCAGCTGCCCTCGCTCCAGTGGCTCATCACCGTGGAGCGCCCCACCACCGCGCTGCCCGAGTCGCTCACGGAGGTCCCCTTCGACACGCTGCTCGCGGAGGGCGCCTCCGCCACCGCGCCGCTGGTGGTGCCGCGTCCGGAGGACCTGGCGGTGCTCGGCTACACCTCTGGCACCACCGGCCGCTCCAAGGGCGCCATGCTGCTGCACCGCAACCTGCTGGCCAACGTGCGGGCCGTCACCGAGGCGTGGCGGTGGACGGAGAGCGACAGGCTGCTGCTCACCCTGCCGCTGTTCCACACCCACGGCCTGATGGTGGGCCTGCACGGCACGCTGTTCACCGGCGCCAGCGTGGACCTGCGCCGCCGCTTCAACGCCGCCGAGTCCCTGACCGCGCTGCGCGATGACGCCTCGCTCACGATGTTCTTCGGCGTGCCCACCATGTACAGCCGCCTGCTGGAGGAGGCCCGCGCGTCACGCGTGAAGCCGCGCGCGCTGCGCCTGTGGGTGTCCGGCTCGGCGCCGCTCAGTCCCCAGCTCTTCGCGGACATCGAAGCGGAGCTGGGCGCCCACATCCTGGAGCGCTACGGGATGACGGAGACCCTCATGAACACCACCAACCCCTACGAGGGCGAGCGCCGCCCCGGCACGGTGGGCTTCCCCTACCCCAGCCAGGAGGCCCGCGTGGTGGACGTGCGCACGCGTCAGCCGCTGCCGCGCGGCGAGACGGGCGAAATCGAGGTGCGGGGGCCTCACGTCTTCGCCGGGTACTGGCGCCGCCAGGACGCCACCGCCGAGTCCTTCGACGCGGACGGGTGGTTCCGCACCGGCGACCTGGGGGATGTGGACGCGGACGGCTACCTGCGCATCACCGGGCGGGCGCGCGAGCTCATCATCAGCGGCGGCTTCAACGTGTACCCGCGCGAGGTGGAGGAGGTGCTCGCCATGCACCCGGGCGTCGCGGAGGTCGCGGTCCTGGGCCTGCCGGACGCGGACCTGGGCGAGCAGGTGGTGGCCGTGGTGGTGCCTCACGCCGGGGCGACCCCGCCGGAGTCCCAGGCCCTGGTGGACTGGTGCAAGGACCGGCTCGCCAGCTTCAAGAAGCCGCGCCAGGTCATCTTCACGGATGCGCTGCCGCGCAATGCGTTGGGCAAGGTGCAGAAGCACCTCCTCCGGGCAGCACTGGTGCCACCTGGCACGCGATGA